ACATTCAAAATTTTTCAGTGAAATCCTTTGTTTCCAGTTTATTCTTTAAGCGGGTTCTTTGAATCTTTGTACATTTGGCCAATTTTTAAATCTGTCCGGAAAATAAGTTCCGGATAAAAAACAGCGGGCTGTCCGTCTGCACAACATAGCCGGACAGAATTACCTAAAAGCAAGTGTAATTCACTCGTTAATAACAAACTACAAAAAGCAAACCAATGAAACAGTTTTTTCGGATTTTTCTGTTGTTCTCCATTCTTTTTGTTTCAGGATATGCCAGGGCACAGGACGATTGGGAACCCATGAATCCCAAAACCACCACACAAAAGTTTTCCACCCTGCTTTTTCTGATCAATAATTTCTACATGGATACGGTAAATATGCCGCAATTGACAGAAAAAGCCATTATTGCCACACTCAAAGATCTGGATCCACATTCCACCTATATTTCAAAAAAAGATCTGGAACAAGCCAACGAACCACTGGTAGGCAGTTTTGAAGGAATCGGCATTACATTCCAGCTTTTTCATGATACCATTTTGGTTGTTTCGCCCATTCCTGGTGGCCCATCAGACAAGGTAGGACTGATGGCCGGAGATAAAATTATTAAGGTAAACGGAGAAAAAGCATATGGTCCGGATATTACCAACGACTGGGTAATGAAACACCTGCGCGGAAAAAAAGGAACCAAAGTAACCGTTTCGGTTTACCGGAAAGGGGTAAAAAACCTGCTTGACTTTACCATTACCCGCGATGTGATTCCCATCAACAGCATTGATGCTGCCTTTATGCTCAATAAACATACGGGTTACATCAAATTAAGCCGTTTTGCTCAACACTCGGTAAACGAATTCAACAAAGCCATCGAAAAATTAAAAAAACAAGGTTTAAAAAACCTGGTTTTTGATCTGCGTGGCAATGGCGGAGGATATCTGAGTACTGCCAGAGGCATTGCCGACGAATTTCTTCCGGCCGGCGATCTTATTGTTTACACCAAAGGCGTACACAGCCCAAGAGAAAACCTGGTAGCTACAAACGCCGGAAATTTCGAAAAAGGAAAACTCATTGTACTGATTGACGAAGGTTCTGCTTCGGCCAGCGAAATTGTTTCAGGCGCTTTACAAGACTGGGACAGAGCCATTCTTATTGGCCGCCGTTCTTTTGGCAAAGGATTGGTACAACGTCCTTTCCGGTTGCCTGACGGCTCGGTGGTACGATTGACCGTAGCCCGTTATTACACCCCTTCGGGGCGCTGGATCCAAAGGCCTTACAACCACGGAGTGGAAGCA
The sequence above is drawn from the Candidatus Sulfidibacterium hydrothermale genome and encodes:
- a CDS encoding S41 family peptidase, which codes for MKQFFRIFLLFSILFVSGYARAQDDWEPMNPKTTTQKFSTLLFLINNFYMDTVNMPQLTEKAIIATLKDLDPHSTYISKKDLEQANEPLVGSFEGIGITFQLFHDTILVVSPIPGGPSDKVGLMAGDKIIKVNGEKAYGPDITNDWVMKHLRGKKGTKVTVSVYRKGVKNLLDFTITRDVIPINSIDAAFMLNKHTGYIKLSRFAQHSVNEFNKAIEKLKKQGLKNLVFDLRGNGGGYLSTARGIADEFLPAGDLIVYTKGVHSPRENLVATNAGNFEKGKLIVLIDEGSASASEIVSGALQDWDRAILIGRRSFGKGLVQRPFRLPDGSVVRLTVARYYTPSGRWIQRPYNHGVEAYYDDLEERMKHGELIHPDSIHFPDSLKFHTASGRTVYGGGGIMPDIFIPFDSARYDNFYSNLIRKGAFNTFVNDYLNDHRKKLQKKYPDIQSFTKGFQITKPMFDTFLSDAVKAHVKIDSAALQRNKAFFQLQLKALIARDLFNQSAYFEETAPMDHAIQKAIRIMQNDTIFKKLHISE